A single Mixta calida DNA region contains:
- the astB gene encoding N-succinylarginine dihydrolase yields the protein MKAKEVNFDGLVGLTHHYAGLSFGNEASTRHQHQLSNPRLAAKQGLLKMKALADAGFAQGVIPPHERPNLPVLRQLGFSGTDAQVLEKAARQAPQLLSAVSSASAMWVANAATVSPSADSADGKTHFTVANLNNKFHRAIEAPTTGALLRAIFRDDRYFAHHHALPQVALFGDEGAANHNRFGGDYGEPGVQLFVYGREEGHSGLVPARYPARQTREASEAVARLHQLDPARTIFTQQNPAVIDQGVFHNDVIAVSNRHVLFCHQLAFLHQERLLAELSEKVPGFTPVIVPDERVSVADAVSTYLFNSQLLSRDNGDMLLVLPQEARQHNGVWRYLSELVENGGPIREMMVFDLRESMCNGGGPACLRLRVALNAVEQQAVNPAVMMNDRLFDTLNQWVDRYYRDRLSQADLADPQLLTEGREALDALTRLLDLGSVYSFQQE from the coding sequence ATGAAAGCCAAAGAAGTCAACTTTGACGGGCTGGTGGGGCTGACGCACCACTACGCCGGACTGTCGTTCGGCAATGAAGCCTCCACGCGTCATCAGCATCAGCTCTCTAATCCCCGCCTGGCGGCGAAGCAGGGCCTGCTGAAAATGAAGGCGCTGGCGGACGCCGGTTTCGCGCAGGGGGTGATCCCACCGCATGAGCGGCCGAATCTGCCGGTGCTGCGCCAGCTCGGTTTCAGCGGCACGGACGCGCAGGTACTGGAAAAGGCGGCGCGTCAGGCGCCTCAGCTGCTCTCCGCCGTCAGCTCCGCCTCGGCAATGTGGGTGGCGAACGCCGCTACCGTATCGCCTTCCGCCGACAGCGCCGACGGCAAAACGCACTTTACCGTCGCCAACCTGAACAACAAATTCCACCGGGCGATCGAAGCGCCGACCACCGGCGCGCTGCTGCGTGCGATTTTCCGCGACGATCGCTATTTCGCTCATCATCATGCTCTGCCGCAGGTGGCGCTGTTCGGCGACGAAGGCGCGGCGAACCATAACCGCTTCGGCGGCGATTACGGCGAGCCGGGCGTGCAGCTGTTCGTTTATGGCCGTGAAGAGGGGCACAGTGGACTGGTGCCGGCGCGCTATCCCGCACGTCAGACCCGCGAAGCGAGCGAGGCGGTGGCCCGACTGCATCAGCTCGATCCGGCGCGCACGATCTTTACCCAGCAGAATCCGGCGGTGATCGACCAGGGCGTGTTCCATAATGACGTTATCGCCGTCAGCAACCGTCATGTGCTGTTTTGTCATCAGCTGGCGTTTCTGCATCAGGAACGCCTGCTGGCGGAGCTGAGCGAAAAAGTGCCCGGTTTTACGCCGGTGATCGTCCCCGATGAGCGCGTATCGGTCGCCGACGCGGTTTCTACCTACCTGTTCAACAGTCAGCTGCTGAGCCGCGACAACGGCGATATGCTGCTGGTGCTGCCGCAGGAAGCGCGTCAGCATAACGGCGTCTGGCGTTATCTTTCCGAACTGGTAGAGAACGGTGGGCCGATTCGTGAGATGATGGTGTTCGATTTACGCGAAAGCATGTGCAACGGCGGCGGGCCAGCCTGTCTTCGCCTGCGCGTGGCGCTGAACGCCGTTGAGCAGCAGGCGGTGAACCCGGCAGTGATGATGAACGATCGTCTGTTCGACACGCTGAACCAGTGGGTCGACCGTTATTATCGCGATCGGCTCTCTCAGGCTGACCTGGCCGACCCGCAACTGCTGACCGAAGGACGTGAAGCGCTGGACGCGCTGACGCGTTTGCTAGACTTAGGAAGTGTTTATTCATTCCAGCAGGAATAA
- the astE gene encoding succinylglutamate desuccinylase, whose translation MQDLLQQTLSGHAPAVTSGTLPHLRWQWLDEGILELTPLTPTQHAVAISAGIHGNETAPVEIVNQLITQLLQGETPLAVRLLVLLGNPPALRANKRYLRCDLNRLFGGRWQQFEECPEAQRAWRLEQALETFWQAGAHQEVRWHLDLHTAIRGSYHTRFGVMPHSQRPWPDDFMHWLAAAGMEALVFHRAPGGTFTHYSCEHFQAASSTLELGKALPFGQNDLTQFAAAQQALAALLFGDALPDGAAPPRRYRVSQQITRNSERFALHMGPETLNFTAFPQGTLLAEDGETRYFVQQAREYVLFPNPNVATGLRAGLMLVEDNAHNALLSGESLK comes from the coding sequence ATGCAGGATCTGTTACAACAAACGCTCTCCGGCCATGCGCCGGCCGTTACCAGCGGGACGCTGCCGCATCTGCGCTGGCAGTGGCTGGATGAAGGCATTCTTGAACTGACCCCCCTGACGCCAACGCAGCACGCGGTGGCGATTTCCGCTGGCATTCACGGCAATGAAACCGCGCCGGTGGAGATAGTTAATCAGCTTATTACGCAGCTGCTGCAGGGCGAGACGCCGCTGGCGGTGCGGCTGCTGGTGCTGCTGGGCAATCCGCCTGCGCTGCGCGCCAACAAGCGCTATCTACGCTGCGATCTGAACCGGCTGTTCGGCGGCCGCTGGCAGCAGTTTGAAGAGTGTCCCGAAGCGCAGCGCGCCTGGCGTCTGGAGCAGGCGCTGGAAACCTTCTGGCAGGCGGGCGCGCATCAGGAAGTGCGCTGGCATCTCGATCTGCATACCGCGATTCGCGGCTCTTACCATACGCGCTTCGGCGTAATGCCCCACAGCCAGCGCCCGTGGCCCGACGATTTTATGCACTGGCTGGCGGCGGCAGGCATGGAGGCGCTGGTGTTTCATCGCGCGCCGGGCGGCACCTTTACCCATTACAGCTGTGAACATTTTCAGGCCGCCAGCTCTACGCTGGAGCTGGGCAAAGCGCTTCCCTTCGGGCAGAACGATCTGACCCAGTTCGCGGCGGCGCAGCAGGCGCTGGCCGCGCTGCTGTTCGGCGACGCGCTGCCGGATGGCGCCGCGCCGCCGCGCCGCTATCGCGTATCGCAGCAGATTACGCGCAACAGCGAACGTTTCGCTCTCCATATGGGACCGGAAACGCTGAACTTTACCGCCTTTCCGCAGGGAACCCTGCTGGCGGAGGATGGCGAAACGCGCTATTTCGTGCAGCAGGCGCGGGAATATGTGCTGTTTCCCAATCCCAACGTGGCGACAGGGCTGCGCGCCGGACTGATGCTGGTGGAAGATAACGCCCACAACGCCTTGCTTAGCGGCGAAAGCCTGAAATAA
- the spy gene encoding ATP-independent periplasmic protein-refolding chaperone Spy yields the protein MRKLTSLFVATSLAFGAASIVHAADTLTPAPAGSEKPMHHKGPMQHGPMGLFKNLNLTDAQKQQMRDIMKASHKEIKRPSLEERRANHQIIAADSFDRTKAEAQAEKMTANAKENAVAMMEVQNKMYNVLTPEQKKQYNANFEKRLTAKENHDGKMTPPPADE from the coding sequence ATGCGTAAACTGACATCTCTTTTTGTAGCGACTTCCCTGGCTTTCGGCGCAGCAAGCATTGTTCATGCAGCGGATACGCTGACGCCGGCGCCGGCAGGCAGCGAAAAACCGATGCATCATAAAGGCCCAATGCAGCATGGTCCGATGGGGCTGTTTAAGAATCTCAATCTGACCGATGCGCAGAAGCAGCAGATGCGCGATATCATGAAAGCGTCGCACAAAGAGATTAAGCGTCCTTCTCTGGAGGAGCGCCGCGCTAATCACCAGATTATCGCCGCCGACAGCTTTGACCGCACCAAAGCGGAAGCGCAGGCTGAGAAGATGACCGCCAATGCGAAAGAAAACGCCGTGGCGATGATGGAGGTGCAGAACAAGATGTATAATGTGCTGACGCCGGAGCAGAAAAAACAGTACAACGCTAATTTTGAGAAACGTCTGACTGCAAAAGAGAACCATGACGGTAAGATGACGCCTCCGCCAGCAGATGAATAA
- a CDS encoding SDR family oxidoreductase: protein MSQHDHSGFSRRQVVGGLMGSMAVTGMAMSGSASAAENGGASQSSAPPQTGKDPRELYPKPPFERQPQDPPGLASKMVPRPDHGEESYRGSGRLNGRKALITGGDSGIGRAVAIAYAREGADVAINYLPEEESDAKEVIALIKAAGRKAVAIPGDITDEAFCEKLVNDAAAQLGGLDILVNNAGRQQYVESITDLTTESFDKTFKTNVYAMFWITRAAMAHLKPGAAIVNTSSVQAGKPSAILLDYAQTKAAIVAFTKGLAKQVAEKGIRVNAVAPGPYWTPLQSSGGQPMEKVMKFGEEAPFGRPGQPAEIAPLYVTLASAETSFTSGQVWCSDGGTGTF, encoded by the coding sequence ATGTCTCAACACGATCACAGTGGATTTTCTCGTCGCCAGGTGGTTGGCGGACTGATGGGCAGCATGGCGGTTACCGGCATGGCGATGTCGGGCAGCGCCAGCGCCGCAGAAAACGGCGGTGCGTCGCAAAGCAGCGCCCCGCCTCAAACCGGCAAAGACCCGCGCGAGCTCTACCCAAAACCCCCTTTCGAACGTCAGCCGCAGGACCCGCCGGGACTGGCCAGCAAAATGGTGCCGCGTCCTGATCATGGCGAAGAGAGCTATCGCGGCAGCGGCCGACTTAACGGACGCAAGGCGCTCATCACCGGCGGCGACTCCGGCATCGGCCGCGCCGTTGCCATCGCCTACGCGCGTGAAGGCGCCGACGTGGCGATCAACTACCTGCCGGAAGAGGAATCGGATGCCAAAGAGGTGATCGCGCTGATCAAAGCGGCGGGCCGTAAGGCGGTAGCGATTCCGGGCGATATTACCGACGAAGCCTTCTGCGAGAAACTGGTCAACGACGCCGCCGCGCAGCTGGGCGGGCTGGATATTCTGGTCAACAACGCCGGTCGCCAGCAGTATGTGGAATCGATCACCGATCTCACCACCGAGTCATTCGACAAGACTTTTAAAACCAACGTCTACGCCATGTTTTGGATCACCAGGGCGGCGATGGCCCATCTGAAACCGGGCGCGGCCATTGTCAACACCTCGTCGGTACAGGCGGGCAAACCGAGCGCGATTCTGCTTGACTATGCGCAGACCAAAGCGGCGATCGTCGCCTTTACCAAAGGGCTGGCGAAACAGGTGGCGGAAAAAGGGATTCGGGTGAATGCGGTCGCGCCGGGGCCTTACTGGACGCCGTTGCAGTCCAGCGGCGGTCAGCCGATGGAAAAAGTGATGAAGTTTGGCGAAGAAGCGCCGTTTGGCCGTCCGGGTCAGCCGGCGGAGATCGCCCCGCTCTACGTCACGCTGGCTTCGGCGGAAACCAGCTTCACTTCCGGCCAGGTCTGGTGCTCCGACGGCGGCACCGGTACCTTCTGA
- the cho gene encoding excinuclease Cho has translation MVRRAASHRLEFEPAAIYEYPEHLRSFLADIPNLPGVYIFHGDSDVMPLYIGKSISLRTRVMSHFRTPDEAKMLRLTRRISWITTAGELGALLLEAQMIKNQQPLFNKRLRRNRQLCSLQWDGVGRPDVVYARDLDFSASPDLFGLYSSRRAALETLKKIADERQLCYSLLGLESHSKNRACFRASLGRCAGACCGKEPIGDHHGRLLEALEKVRVVCWPWPGAVALVEEGPKETQMHIIHNWFYLGSVSHLDEAKNLTSPPKGFDNDGYKYLCRPLLSGKYPVIPL, from the coding sequence GTGGTAAGACGTGCTGCCAGTCACCGCCTGGAATTTGAACCAGCGGCTATTTATGAATATCCCGAACATCTGCGTTCTTTCCTGGCCGATATTCCCAATCTGCCCGGCGTCTATATTTTTCACGGCGACAGCGACGTGATGCCGCTCTATATCGGCAAAAGCATCAGCCTGCGCACGCGCGTTATGTCCCACTTCCGCACGCCGGATGAAGCGAAAATGCTGCGCCTGACGCGCCGCATCAGCTGGATCACCACCGCTGGCGAGCTGGGCGCCCTGCTGCTGGAAGCGCAGATGATCAAAAACCAGCAGCCGCTGTTTAACAAGCGTCTGCGACGTAACCGGCAGCTCTGCTCCTTACAGTGGGACGGCGTGGGACGACCGGATGTGGTCTACGCGCGCGATCTCGATTTCTCCGCTTCGCCGGATCTGTTCGGGCTTTATTCCAGTCGCCGCGCCGCGCTGGAGACGCTGAAGAAGATCGCTGACGAACGTCAGCTCTGCTACAGCCTGCTGGGGCTGGAGAGCCACAGTAAAAACCGCGCCTGCTTCCGCGCCAGCCTGGGCCGCTGCGCCGGCGCCTGCTGCGGCAAAGAGCCGATCGGCGACCATCATGGCCGTCTGCTGGAGGCGCTGGAGAAAGTGCGCGTCGTCTGCTGGCCGTGGCCTGGCGCCGTGGCGCTGGTAGAGGAAGGTCCGAAAGAGACGCAGATGCATATTATTCATAACTGGTTTTATCTCGGCTCCGTCAGTCATCTCGACGAGGCGAAAAACCTGACCAGCCCGCCGAAAGGGTTTGATAACGACGGCTACAAATATCTCTGCCGTCCGCTGCTGAGCGGCAAATATCCCGTGATTCCGCTGTAA
- the nadE gene encoding ammonia-dependent NAD(+) synthetase, with the protein MSLQQEIIEALGVKPTIDAKQEIRTSVEFLKSYLKAHPFIKTLVLGISGGQDSTLCGKLSQLAMSELREETGDQEYQFIAVRLPYGVQADEKDCQDALDFIQPDRVLVVNIKEAVQASERALKAAGIELSDFVRGNEKARERMKAQYSIAGMTKGLVVGTDHAAEAVTGFFTKYGDGGSDINPIHRLNKGQGKMLLKELGCPQHLWLKHPTADLEDDRPGLLDEVALGVSYGQIDAYLEGQQIEESAAKTIEGWYQKTEHKRRLPVTVFDDYWKK; encoded by the coding sequence ATGTCACTGCAGCAGGAAATCATTGAGGCGCTGGGCGTCAAACCCACCATCGATGCCAAACAAGAGATCCGTACCAGCGTTGAGTTTCTGAAATCCTATCTGAAAGCCCACCCTTTTATTAAAACGCTGGTGCTGGGCATCAGCGGCGGTCAGGATTCCACCCTGTGCGGCAAGCTGAGCCAGCTGGCGATGAGCGAACTGCGTGAAGAGACCGGCGACCAGGAATATCAGTTTATCGCGGTGCGTCTGCCCTACGGCGTGCAGGCCGACGAGAAAGATTGTCAGGACGCGCTCGATTTCATTCAGCCCGATCGCGTGCTGGTGGTGAATATCAAAGAGGCGGTGCAGGCGAGCGAGCGCGCGCTGAAAGCGGCAGGCATTGAACTCTCCGATTTTGTGCGCGGCAATGAGAAAGCGCGCGAGCGTATGAAGGCGCAGTACAGCATCGCCGGGATGACCAAAGGGCTGGTGGTTGGCACCGATCACGCCGCGGAAGCGGTGACCGGCTTCTTTACCAAGTACGGCGACGGCGGCAGCGACATCAACCCGATTCATCGCCTGAATAAAGGCCAGGGCAAAATGTTGCTGAAAGAGCTGGGCTGCCCGCAGCATCTCTGGCTGAAACACCCAACCGCCGATCTGGAAGACGATCGTCCGGGCCTGCTGGATGAAGTGGCGCTGGGCGTCAGCTACGGTCAGATCGACGCCTATCTGGAAGGGCAGCAGATCGAGGAGTCCGCCGCTAAAACCATTGAAGGCTGGTATCAGAAAACCGAGCATAAGCGCCGCCTGCCGGTGACCGTATTTGACGACTACTGGAAGAAATAA
- a CDS encoding multidrug effflux MFS transporter, which translates to MTSIHPNRIGYAISLGLLAALGPLCIDLYLPALPALAADLQTPTATAQLSLTAGLLGLGAGQLIFGPLSDKTGRLRPLTLSLILLFIASVGCALAQNINQLLLARLFEGLAGAGGAVLSRAIARDMYSGHDLTRFFAMLMLVNGLAPIAAPVMGGALMTFLDWRGLFMALALIALLLLALARLKLHETLPEERRSQGSLLSAWAALGKVVTHRPFMGFCLTQGFMMSGMFAYIGASPFVLQQIYGLSPQAFSFCFALNGLGLVIASQTSARLCPLWGEYRVLKGGLTLAFIASGTLVLAGLSGAALPLVLTALFFSVASNGVISVTAASLAMQSQGQRAGSASAVIGVTMFTLGAISVPVTGIGGTSVLTMTLTIFGCYLLAITMFLLLAKKPQTV; encoded by the coding sequence ATGACCTCTATTCATCCTAACCGTATTGGTTATGCCATCAGCCTGGGTTTACTGGCGGCGCTGGGGCCGCTCTGCATCGATCTTTACCTGCCGGCGCTGCCGGCGCTGGCCGCCGACCTGCAAACGCCGACGGCGACCGCCCAGCTCAGCCTGACAGCCGGCCTGCTGGGGCTGGGCGCGGGTCAGCTGATTTTTGGGCCGCTCAGCGATAAAACCGGCCGTCTGCGCCCGCTGACGCTTTCGCTGATCCTGCTGTTTATCGCCTCGGTCGGCTGCGCCCTGGCGCAGAATATCAACCAACTGCTGCTGGCGCGGCTGTTTGAAGGCCTGGCGGGCGCGGGCGGCGCGGTATTGTCGCGCGCCATTGCCCGCGATATGTACAGCGGCCATGACTTAACCCGCTTTTTCGCCATGCTGATGCTGGTTAACGGCCTGGCGCCGATCGCCGCGCCGGTAATGGGCGGCGCGCTGATGACGTTTCTCGACTGGCGCGGCCTGTTTATGGCGCTGGCGCTGATCGCCCTGCTGTTGCTGGCGCTGGCGCGCCTGAAGCTGCATGAAACGCTACCGGAGGAACGTCGCAGCCAGGGATCGCTGCTTTCCGCCTGGGCGGCGCTGGGCAAGGTCGTCACCCATCGTCCGTTTATGGGCTTCTGTCTGACGCAGGGCTTTATGATGTCCGGCATGTTCGCCTATATCGGCGCCTCGCCGTTCGTGCTGCAGCAGATCTACGGCCTGTCGCCGCAGGCGTTCAGCTTCTGCTTCGCCCTTAACGGGCTGGGGCTGGTGATCGCTTCGCAGACCAGCGCGCGCCTCTGCCCGCTGTGGGGCGAATATCGCGTGCTGAAGGGCGGCCTGACGCTGGCGTTTATCGCTTCCGGCACGCTGGTGCTGGCCGGTCTGTCCGGCGCCGCCCTGCCGCTGGTGCTGACGGCGCTGTTCTTCAGCGTCGCCAGCAACGGCGTAATTTCGGTGACCGCAGCGTCGCTGGCGATGCAGAGCCAGGGCCAACGCGCCGGCAGCGCGTCGGCGGTGATTGGCGTTACCATGTTCACGCTGGGCGCCATCAGCGTGCCGGTCACCGGCATTGGCGGCACCTCGGTGCTGACCATGACGCTGACCATCTTCGGCTGCTACCTGCTGGCCATCACGATGTTTCTGCTGCTGGCGAAAAAACCGCAGACTGTCTGA
- the osmE gene encoding osmotically-inducible lipoprotein OsmE, translating to MKKFTGLVGAAVALAVLSGCSAYDRAESYVTQPVVKDVKKGMTREQVRQIAGPASTEITMVHARGTCQTYVLGERDGKPQTYFVSYSDTGRVMNYGFQSCKEYDTDPQANQ from the coding sequence ATGAAAAAATTCACAGGATTAGTTGGTGCTGCTGTGGCTCTGGCCGTGTTATCTGGCTGTAGCGCTTACGATCGTGCTGAAAGCTATGTGACTCAGCCGGTTGTTAAGGATGTGAAAAAAGGTATGACCCGCGAGCAGGTACGTCAGATCGCGGGCCCGGCGTCGACGGAAATCACCATGGTGCACGCGCGCGGCACCTGTCAGACCTATGTGCTGGGTGAGCGTGACGGCAAACCGCAGACCTATTTCGTCAGCTACAGCGATACCGGTCGTGTAATGAACTACGGCTTCCAGAGCTGTAAAGAGTACGACACCGATCCGCAGGCCAACCAGTAA
- a CDS encoding DUF6515 family protein, which yields MKKVIASLLALTLTAPAVAVAHPYGPAPGPGWRHGGEWGGHGWGRPAPFRFLPEAATAVLIGGLTYYLLNGNVYQRQGETYVMVQPPTERMTMGDAMRALDYNGRRYYVQDGHYYERNIDGEYLEVPRPPGL from the coding sequence ATGAAAAAGGTTATCGCATCGCTACTGGCTCTGACCCTGACGGCGCCCGCCGTGGCCGTCGCGCACCCTTATGGTCCCGCTCCTGGCCCCGGCTGGCGTCACGGCGGCGAATGGGGCGGACACGGCTGGGGACGTCCTGCGCCCTTCCGCTTTCTGCCTGAGGCGGCAACGGCGGTATTGATTGGCGGGCTGACTTACTATCTGCTGAACGGCAATGTCTATCAGCGTCAGGGCGAGACTTATGTCATGGTGCAGCCGCCAACGGAGCGGATGACGATGGGCGATGCGATGCGCGCGCTGGATTACAACGGGCGTCGTTACTATGTGCAGGATGGGCACTACTATGAACGCAATATCGATGGAGAATATCTTGAGGTGCCGCGACCGCCGGGACTGTAA
- the katE gene encoding catalase HPII, protein MSKETDNKELSHSAPATGPESAKPGLDSLAPEDGSHKPSAEPTPPGKQPTAPGSLKSPDTRNAKLDQLDAHRKGGENFPLTTNQGTRIANDQNSLKAGTRGPTLLEDFIMREKITHFDHERIPERIVHARGSAAHGYFQPYRSMSEVTKADFLRDPDQITPVFVRFSTVQGGAGSADTVRDIRGFATKFYTQEGVFDLVGNNTPVFFIQDAHKFPDFVHAVKPEPHNEIPQGQSAHDTFWDYVSLQPETLHNVMWAMSDRGIPRSYRTMEGFGIHTFRMINAQGKATFVRFHWKPVAGKASLLWDEAQKLTGRDPDFHRRDLWEAIEAGDYPEYELGVQLIPEEDEFKFDFDLLDATKLIPEELVPVELIGKMVLNRNPDNFFAETEQVAFHPGHIVPGLDFTNDPLLQGRLFSYTDTQISRLGGPNFHEIPINRPVCPYHNFQRQGMHRMDIDTNPANYEPNSINDNWPRETPPQPRRGGFESYQERIEGHKVRERSPSFGEYYSQPRLFWLSQTPVEQQHIIDAFSFELGKVARAYIRERVVDHLLHIDVSLAHGVAQNLGIALSDDKLHTAPPKDVNGLRKDASLSLYAVPSGNIKGRQVALLLSDGVKAADVLAILQELKAHGVHAKLLAAHMGQVRADDGSTLPIDGTFSGLPSVTVDAVIVPDGNIDALLLSGDARYYLLEAYKHLKVIALSGDARRFKAQFGLGDDEPEEGVIEDVKAEGVLMSEFIAFLGAHRIWSRSQKALSVPA, encoded by the coding sequence ATGTCGAAAGAAACTGATAATAAGGAACTGAGCCACAGCGCGCCGGCTACAGGTCCTGAATCCGCCAAGCCTGGCCTTGATTCCCTGGCCCCTGAGGATGGTTCCCATAAGCCTTCTGCCGAACCGACGCCGCCGGGCAAACAGCCTACCGCCCCTGGCAGCCTGAAGTCGCCTGATACGCGCAACGCCAAGCTCGATCAGCTGGATGCGCACCGTAAAGGGGGCGAGAATTTCCCGCTGACCACTAATCAGGGTACGCGCATCGCCAACGATCAAAACTCCCTGAAAGCCGGCACGCGCGGCCCGACGCTGCTGGAAGATTTTATTATGCGTGAAAAAATCACGCATTTTGACCATGAGCGCATCCCGGAACGCATCGTACACGCGCGCGGTTCGGCGGCCCACGGCTACTTTCAGCCCTATCGCTCCATGAGCGAGGTGACGAAAGCGGATTTTCTGCGCGATCCCGATCAGATCACGCCGGTATTCGTCCGCTTTTCCACTGTTCAGGGCGGCGCTGGCTCAGCGGACACCGTGCGCGATATTCGCGGCTTCGCCACTAAATTTTATACCCAGGAAGGGGTTTTTGACCTGGTGGGCAACAACACGCCGGTATTTTTTATTCAGGACGCGCATAAATTTCCTGACTTTGTCCATGCGGTAAAACCTGAACCGCATAACGAGATCCCGCAGGGACAAAGCGCGCACGATACCTTCTGGGACTATGTTTCGCTCCAGCCGGAAACGCTGCACAATGTGATGTGGGCAATGTCCGATCGCGGCATTCCGCGCAGCTACCGCACCATGGAAGGGTTCGGCATTCACACCTTCCGCATGATCAACGCGCAGGGCAAAGCGACCTTTGTGCGCTTCCACTGGAAGCCGGTGGCGGGCAAAGCGTCTCTGCTGTGGGATGAAGCGCAGAAGCTGACCGGACGCGATCCCGATTTCCATCGCCGCGATCTCTGGGAAGCGATCGAGGCGGGCGACTACCCGGAATATGAGCTGGGCGTACAGCTGATCCCGGAAGAGGACGAGTTTAAATTCGATTTCGATCTGCTTGACGCCACCAAACTCATCCCGGAAGAGCTGGTGCCGGTAGAGCTGATCGGCAAAATGGTGCTGAACCGCAATCCAGACAACTTCTTCGCCGAAACCGAACAGGTGGCGTTCCATCCGGGCCATATCGTGCCGGGACTCGACTTCACCAACGATCCGCTGCTACAGGGACGCCTGTTCTCTTACACCGATACGCAAATCAGCCGTCTCGGTGGCCCTAACTTCCATGAGATCCCGATTAACCGTCCGGTTTGCCCTTACCATAATTTTCAGCGTCAGGGCATGCATCGCATGGATATCGACACCAACCCGGCAAATTATGAGCCAAACTCGATTAACGATAACTGGCCGCGAGAAACGCCTCCGCAGCCACGTCGCGGCGGCTTTGAAAGCTATCAGGAGCGAATCGAAGGCCATAAGGTGCGCGAGCGCAGCCCTTCTTTCGGCGAGTATTATTCGCAGCCGCGCCTGTTCTGGTTGAGCCAGACGCCGGTAGAGCAGCAGCATATTATCGACGCTTTTTCGTTTGAGCTGGGTAAAGTGGCGCGCGCCTACATCCGCGAGCGCGTGGTCGATCACCTTTTGCATATCGACGTGTCGCTGGCGCACGGCGTGGCGCAGAACCTCGGTATCGCGCTGTCGGACGATAAACTGCACACGGCGCCGCCGAAAGATGTCAATGGCCTGCGCAAAGACGCCAGCCTGAGCCTCTACGCGGTGCCGAGCGGCAACATTAAAGGCCGCCAGGTGGCCCTGCTGCTGAGCGACGGCGTTAAGGCCGCCGACGTATTGGCGATCCTGCAAGAGCTGAAGGCGCACGGCGTGCACGCTAAGCTGCTGGCGGCGCATATGGGCCAGGTACGCGCTGACGACGGCTCTACCCTGCCCATTGACGGCACCTTCAGCGGCCTGCCGTCGGTAACGGTCGATGCGGTTATCGTGCCGGATGGCAATATCGATGCGCTGCTGCTGAGCGGCGACGCCCGCTACTATCTGCTTGAAGCCTATAAGCACTTGAAAGTGATTGCCCTGAGCGGCGACGCGCGTCGCTTTAAGGCGCAGTTCGGTCTTGGCGACGATGAGCCTGAAGAAGGCGTGATCGAAGATGTAAAAGCGGAAGGCGTCTTGATGAGCGAATTTATCGCTTTTCTCGGCGCGCACCGCATCTGGTCGCGTAGTCAGAAAGCACTGAGCGTGCCAGCCTGA